The following proteins are co-located in the Armatimonadota bacterium genome:
- a CDS encoding Rne/Rng family ribonuclease codes for MARKKVYSRKSAAPAPSGKVEIVVNCTLRETRIAVLEDQTLMEYRVEREERVVGSIFKGIVQNVLQGMDAAFVDIGLERNAFLYVGDILPDDPQVDNSPSGLKRAELRRRKIKELIRPGQEIMVQVTKGPRGTKGARVTTRIALPGRYLVLMPEHNHVGVSRKIDDRRERERLRQIGDTIAPKGFGVIMRTECEGRTEQELRQDVAFLVQLWSQVMEGAKKMRAPACVHRDQTLLYRTIRDMFSEEIEKMVIDDPEEYEKAHMVARMVAPNLASKIFLYDRDEPIFDSYGVEKDLDRLLQHKVWLKSGAYLVMDEMEALTAVDVNTGKMVGSTTLSDTILKTNLEAADEVCRQLRLRDMGGIIVIDFIDMESAEDRKKVLDHFTKKLGKDTARTRVGKVSSLGLVEITRKRTGESVTESITDICPMCEGRGRVPSRDTVSLWIERDMRRMLGEPGNAYLVRCHPSAVEAFIGGDGEGIEDLEHELERAIFLRADFDCSFDEYSIEPGTLEDLDKKLMGYKRTQVLECNVRRSEIEGQNKAVGWTDSGYYVELINGAEFTGQRVKICLIDIRRSFAVADVIIAGQVVTRESR; via the coding sequence TTGGCAAGAAAAAAAGTATATTCCCGAAAATCGGCTGCTCCAGCTCCTAGCGGAAAAGTCGAAATTGTAGTTAACTGCACCCTCCGCGAAACACGCATCGCTGTCCTCGAAGACCAGACTCTTATGGAGTACCGAGTCGAGCGAGAAGAGCGCGTCGTCGGTTCGATTTTCAAAGGCATTGTTCAAAACGTGCTACAAGGCATGGATGCGGCGTTTGTCGACATCGGCCTAGAGCGCAACGCGTTTCTTTACGTCGGCGATATTCTGCCCGACGATCCTCAAGTTGATAACAGCCCCAGCGGGCTCAAGCGCGCTGAACTTCGTCGCCGAAAGATCAAAGAACTGATTCGGCCGGGCCAAGAAATCATGGTGCAGGTCACCAAAGGTCCACGCGGCACCAAAGGTGCGCGTGTCACCACACGCATCGCTTTGCCGGGTCGCTACCTCGTTTTGATGCCGGAACACAACCACGTCGGCGTCAGCCGCAAGATTGATGATCGGCGCGAGCGCGAACGATTGCGCCAGATCGGAGATACGATCGCACCTAAAGGCTTTGGCGTGATCATGAGGACCGAATGCGAGGGCCGAACTGAGCAAGAACTTCGCCAAGACGTCGCTTTCCTCGTGCAGTTGTGGAGCCAAGTTATGGAAGGCGCAAAGAAGATGCGCGCTCCGGCTTGCGTTCACCGAGACCAAACCCTGCTCTACCGAACGATCCGAGACATGTTCTCCGAAGAAATCGAGAAGATGGTGATCGACGATCCGGAAGAGTACGAAAAGGCGCATATGGTCGCCAGAATGGTCGCTCCAAACCTGGCTAGCAAGATCTTCTTGTACGATCGTGATGAGCCAATCTTTGATAGCTATGGCGTCGAAAAGGACCTCGACCGATTGCTCCAGCACAAGGTGTGGCTCAAGTCTGGCGCCTATTTGGTGATGGACGAGATGGAAGCGCTCACTGCTGTGGACGTGAACACCGGCAAGATGGTGGGTTCCACAACGCTCTCCGACACCATTCTAAAAACAAATTTGGAGGCCGCGGATGAGGTCTGTCGCCAACTGCGCCTGCGAGATATGGGCGGGATCATCGTCATCGACTTTATCGACATGGAGTCGGCCGAAGATCGAAAGAAGGTCCTCGACCATTTCACCAAGAAACTCGGTAAAGACACCGCTCGCACCCGGGTTGGAAAGGTTTCAAGTTTGGGTCTCGTCGAGATCACCCGTAAGCGCACGGGCGAATCGGTCACCGAGTCTATCACCGACATCTGCCCAATGTGCGAAGGGCGCGGACGCGTTCCATCGCGGGATACGGTCAGCCTTTGGATCGAGCGTGACATGCGCCGAATGCTTGGCGAGCCAGGAAACGCCTATCTTGTACGATGCCACCCATCTGCGGTCGAAGCATTTATCGGTGGCGATGGAGAAGGGATTGAAGACCTTGAGCACGAGCTTGAGCGAGCTATTTTCTTGCGAGCCGATTTTGACTGCTCGTTTGACGAATACAGCATCGAACCCGGGACCCTTGAAGATCTCGACAAGAAGCTCATGGGCTACAAGCGAACGCAAGTATTGGAGTGCAACGTCCGCCGAAGCGAAATCGAGGGTCAAAACAAGGCCGTCGGTTGGACCGACTCGGGGTACTACGTCGAGCTGATCAATGGCGCCGAGTTTACGGGTCAGCGAGTAAAAATCTGCTTGATTGATATTCGCCGATCGTTCGCGGTGGCAGACGTCATCATTGCGGGCCAAGTGGTCACTCGGGAATCGAGATGA
- a CDS encoding thymidine kinase has protein sequence MKSSLGSITVVCGSMFAGKSEELIRRARRALYAKKKVQVFKPCIDRRYDEHSVVSHMGVKHEAKPVLDTAELEKELCDDLDVLLIEEVQFFDEKIVDLVVRLADQGVEVICAGLDQDFRRKPFGPMPQLLAVADEVVKLRAICLNCGNIASHTFRIINGKPAHKNDPIILIGATESYEARCRNCFELGGERKSKPKKKKSAAPRRS, from the coding sequence ATGAAGTCTTCACTGGGTTCGATCACAGTTGTTTGCGGCAGCATGTTCGCCGGGAAAAGTGAAGAACTAATCCGGCGAGCTAGGCGCGCGCTTTATGCCAAAAAGAAGGTGCAGGTGTTCAAGCCCTGCATCGACCGCAGATACGACGAACACAGTGTGGTGTCTCATATGGGGGTCAAACACGAGGCCAAGCCAGTGCTTGATACCGCCGAGCTCGAAAAGGAGCTTTGCGATGACCTCGATGTTTTGCTAATTGAAGAAGTACAATTTTTCGACGAGAAAATTGTAGATTTGGTAGTGCGTTTAGCTGATCAAGGCGTGGAGGTCATCTGCGCTGGGCTGGACCAAGACTTTCGCCGGAAGCCGTTCGGCCCGATGCCCCAGCTTCTAGCTGTCGCCGATGAGGTCGTGAAGCTTCGCGCAATCTGCCTGAATTGCGGCAATATCGCCAGCCACACGTTTCGAATCATCAACGGCAAGCCCGCCCACAAGAACGATCCAATCATCTTGATCGGGGCCACCGAAAGCTATGAAGCGCGATGCCGGAACTGCTTTGAATTGGGTGGCGAACGCAAGTCCAAACCCAAGAAAAAGAAGTCCGCGGCACCACGCCGCAGTTAG
- a CDS encoding NAD(P)-dependent alcohol dehydrogenase, with protein sequence MSSFNTKAYAAQSPTSTLEEATIARRSTHEFDVKIEILFCGICHSDLHTARDEWNAIMPTVYPCVPGHEIVGKVLEVGPSVTKHKVGDIVGVGCLVGSDMTCPNCADGFEQFCPNSVFTYNAPDKFGTAPVTYGGYSETIVVEEHFVLKIPSNLDLAGAAPLLCAGITTYYPLKTAGVGPGMKVGIVGLGGLGHMGVKLAKAMGAHVVVFTTSPSKAEDAKRLGADEVVISTNPEEMGQHAWSFDFILDCVSAQHDLNAYLQLLKREGKLSLVGAPPEPTPVSAFALLFGNKTISATLIGGIQVTQEMLDFCGEHNITADVEMIAIQDINKAYERMLKSDVKYRFCIDMQSLKNS encoded by the coding sequence ATGAGCAGCTTCAATACGAAAGCCTACGCCGCGCAATCCCCTACTAGCACTCTCGAAGAGGCAACGATTGCCCGACGATCCACGCACGAATTCGACGTTAAAATCGAGATTCTGTTTTGTGGAATCTGCCACTCGGATTTGCACACAGCGCGGGACGAATGGAATGCCATTATGCCCACCGTTTACCCTTGCGTTCCTGGCCACGAGATCGTTGGAAAGGTGCTGGAAGTTGGGCCTTCGGTCACTAAGCATAAAGTGGGCGACATCGTTGGAGTTGGCTGCTTAGTTGGCTCGGACATGACCTGCCCGAATTGCGCCGATGGGTTCGAACAGTTCTGCCCAAATTCGGTTTTCACCTACAACGCTCCCGATAAGTTTGGGACCGCTCCGGTCACTTACGGCGGATATTCCGAGACGATTGTCGTCGAAGAGCATTTCGTATTGAAAATACCAAGCAACCTCGATCTTGCTGGAGCAGCCCCATTACTTTGTGCTGGAATCACGACCTACTACCCTCTCAAGACGGCGGGAGTTGGCCCTGGAATGAAGGTTGGAATCGTTGGACTAGGTGGCCTTGGACACATGGGAGTCAAGCTCGCGAAGGCTATGGGCGCACATGTCGTAGTATTCACGACGTCGCCAAGCAAAGCCGAAGATGCTAAACGGTTGGGAGCCGACGAAGTAGTGATATCGACCAATCCTGAAGAGATGGGCCAACACGCGTGGTCGTTTGACTTCATCCTAGATTGCGTTTCTGCCCAGCACGATCTAAACGCATACCTTCAATTGCTCAAGCGTGAAGGGAAGCTGTCGCTCGTCGGAGCGCCGCCAGAACCCACCCCGGTCTCCGCATTTGCATTGCTTTTCGGCAACAAGACGATTTCAGCGACTTTGATCGGCGGAATACAAGTTACGCAGGAAATGTTGGACTTCTGCGGTGAACACAATATCACTGCGGACGTCGAAATGATTGCGATTCAGGATATTAACAAGGCGTACGAGCGTATGCTGAAGTCGGACGTGAAGTACCGATTCTGCATCGATATGCAGTCGCTGAAGAACAGTTAA